One genomic region from Glaciimonas sp. PAMC28666 encodes:
- a CDS encoding VIT family protein — MRHDERHSIEKIGWLRAAVLGANDGIISTASLVLGVAAAHAAHGSILLTGVTGLAAGAMAMATGEYVSVHSQADSEKAALAEESAEIAADFDSEHRELTAIYVGRGLDFPLAKQVAAKLMAHDALGAHARDELGIFSGAIARPFQAACASASSFIVGAILPLTVAVIAPETHLIPAVATAALISLAILGGLAAKTGGAKILPGVIRVTFWSVLAMGVTSSVGAMFGAAI, encoded by the coding sequence ATGCGGCATGACGAACGACATAGTATCGAAAAAATAGGCTGGTTACGCGCTGCGGTCTTAGGGGCCAATGACGGCATTATTTCAACCGCTAGTCTGGTGCTGGGTGTTGCAGCAGCCCATGCTGCCCACGGTAGTATTTTGCTTACCGGTGTGACCGGCCTGGCAGCAGGCGCGATGGCCATGGCGACAGGCGAATATGTATCAGTCCATTCACAAGCGGATTCTGAAAAAGCTGCCCTGGCGGAAGAAAGCGCAGAAATTGCTGCCGATTTTGATAGCGAACATCGAGAGCTAACTGCGATTTATGTGGGGCGCGGTCTGGATTTTCCGCTTGCGAAACAGGTAGCTGCAAAACTGATGGCGCATGATGCGCTGGGCGCGCATGCGCGCGATGAACTGGGTATATTTTCCGGCGCAATCGCCAGACCTTTTCAGGCGGCGTGCGCTTCGGCATCGAGCTTTATTGTCGGAGCAATATTGCCGCTGACGGTTGCTGTCATTGCTCCTGAAACACATCTCATTCCAGCGGTAGCAACTGCCGCATTGATTTCACTTGCCATCTTGGGCGGTTTAGCCGCAAAAACGGGTGGGGCTAAAATTCTTCCCGGCGTGATCCGTGTCACCTTCTGGAGCGTATTGGCTATGGGCGTCACTTCATCAGTCGGAGCGATGTTTGGTGCCGCGATATAG
- a CDS encoding SDR family oxidoreductase: protein MNNQKSTVLVTGATGQIGSDALRFLRADDSITLVAAVRSPAKAQVLEAQGIRTVILDFDKEETLAPALQGIDRAFLMTGYSVDMLRQSKAFLDKAKQAGVQHIVHLGACGRDDTTVAHWAWHQFVERYIEWSGFSFTHLRPETFMQNLLSYDGTRAVNKGVIQQYTGDARFSWVDGEDVALVAAQTLLHPDKHSGKTYRLGYDAKSYGDIATIMSEVLGQPFRYESQSPDIFLENMRAAGAEMAYMSCVCDNFKRVAARAIPGVDETFDNFPGITGKEPVRWEAFVKKHQAAFAY from the coding sequence ATGAATAATCAGAAATCAACAGTTCTCGTTACTGGCGCTACCGGTCAAATTGGCAGCGACGCGCTTCGCTTCCTTCGCGCAGACGACTCAATCACATTAGTGGCCGCTGTGCGGTCGCCCGCCAAGGCGCAGGTTCTCGAAGCACAAGGTATTCGTACGGTCATCCTCGATTTTGACAAAGAAGAGACTTTGGCACCAGCGTTACAAGGAATCGACAGGGCCTTCCTTATGACGGGTTATTCGGTGGACATGCTACGCCAAAGCAAAGCATTTTTAGATAAAGCCAAGCAAGCCGGTGTTCAACATATTGTGCATCTCGGCGCTTGTGGACGTGACGACACGACGGTTGCGCACTGGGCATGGCATCAATTTGTGGAGCGATACATTGAGTGGTCAGGTTTCTCATTCACGCATTTGCGCCCGGAAACATTTATGCAAAATTTGCTCAGCTACGACGGCACCAGGGCAGTGAATAAAGGCGTTATACAACAATACACGGGAGATGCTCGGTTTAGCTGGGTCGACGGCGAAGATGTCGCCTTAGTGGCCGCTCAAACACTGCTACACCCAGACAAACATAGCGGCAAAACGTATCGCTTAGGTTACGACGCCAAATCGTACGGTGACATCGCGACTATTATGTCCGAAGTATTAGGACAGCCGTTTCGCTACGAGTCCCAATCTCCGGATATTTTCCTGGAGAATATGCGAGCAGCAGGTGCCGAGATGGCGTATATGAGCTGCGTGTGCGATAACTTCAAACGCGTCGCCGCTCGTGCCATTCCCGGCGTGGACGAGACATTCGACAACTTCCCCGGTATTACGGGTAAAGAACCCGTTCGGTGGGAGGCGTTCGTTAAAAAACACCAGGCAGCGTTCGCTTATTAA
- a CDS encoding 4'-phosphopantetheinyl transferase superfamily protein produces the protein MPLPTFPVLWIANLRRINEGASHLLALLSPAEKARRLRFRHAADQQRFMVGRALTRLAIASQLSCAAQEISIVITTSGKPKLDPNPASLAFSIAHSGDLVVLALVAEGTVGVDVEQVTSEVAPDLMMPMVCSRLESDGVKSLPSHRQQVKRLLSLWTLKEAYLKATGTGLATDPREVVFGFDAQGQPALLGPPRGELCCQFTDRWGFIVMPDYGEYVLALAVHHRSGHVVSSLSPVWGDADTLFASARGHQEG, from the coding sequence ATGCCCCTACCAACCTTTCCCGTGCTATGGATTGCAAATCTCCGACGTATTAATGAAGGTGCGAGTCATCTGCTTGCACTACTGAGTCCAGCCGAGAAAGCCCGCCGATTACGTTTCCGCCATGCCGCGGATCAACAGCGTTTTATGGTCGGGCGCGCTTTGACGCGCCTTGCTATCGCGTCGCAGCTGTCATGCGCTGCGCAAGAGATTAGCATTGTGATCACGACTTCCGGTAAACCCAAGCTTGATCCCAACCCTGCATCGCTAGCATTCAGCATCGCCCATAGTGGCGACCTTGTGGTTCTAGCGCTTGTGGCAGAAGGCACTGTGGGTGTAGACGTGGAACAGGTTACTTCCGAAGTCGCTCCTGACCTCATGATGCCGATGGTGTGTAGTCGTTTAGAATCCGATGGAGTAAAGTCGCTCCCCTCTCACAGGCAGCAGGTGAAACGGTTACTGTCTCTCTGGACGCTCAAAGAAGCCTATTTGAAGGCTACCGGAACTGGACTGGCAACCGATCCAAGGGAGGTGGTGTTTGGATTCGACGCGCAAGGGCAGCCCGCTTTACTCGGACCACCCAGAGGGGAGCTTTGCTGCCAGTTCACTGACCGATGGGGTTTCATCGTGATGCCGGACTATGGGGAATATGTACTTGCCCTTGCAGTGCATCACAGGAGCGGCCACGTTGTTTCATCCTTGAGCCCGGTGTGGGGCGATGCCGATACCCTTTTTGCGTCGGCACGTGGCCACCAAGAGGGTTAG
- a CDS encoding RidA family protein, with translation MEATRQSKFNEVAADLGYSFEGEIKIGGSYSSTVRNGNEIYVSGQVPRVGSTVVVTGRAGADVTLEDAQKAAKVCVMRALALLAQALGSLDRVESVLRISVFVQSAADFTQQSEVADAASEVLHFVLGKSGVHTRTSVGVYQLPKNATVEIDLIASVNDVI, from the coding sequence ATGGAAGCAACCAGGCAGTCCAAGTTTAACGAGGTCGCCGCAGATCTTGGCTACAGCTTCGAGGGCGAAATAAAGATTGGTGGCAGCTATTCTTCTACCGTACGAAACGGGAATGAAATCTACGTCAGCGGACAGGTCCCACGGGTCGGCAGCACGGTCGTAGTCACCGGCCGTGCAGGCGCAGACGTGACGCTGGAAGACGCACAGAAAGCTGCCAAGGTTTGTGTAATGCGTGCGCTTGCCTTACTCGCCCAGGCGCTCGGCTCGCTCGATCGTGTAGAAAGCGTTTTGCGCATCTCGGTGTTCGTCCAATCGGCTGCAGACTTCACACAACAAAGCGAAGTAGCTGACGCCGCGTCCGAGGTGCTCCACTTTGTGCTGGGGAAATCAGGTGTTCATACCCGAACGTCCGTTGGCGTTTATCAATTACCGAAGAATGCCACTGTTGAGATAGATCTCATCGCGAGCGTGAACGACGTCATATAA
- a CDS encoding LysR family transcriptional regulator: MYSSERLKGIDVFVCVADMGSFTAAAERMNLTSSAVSKGIARLEGRLQTRLFKRTTRRLSLTDAGREFYRTCTGVLADLEEAESTIHSENTEPRGRVRIDLPASYGRLYVLPVILKCIEKHPLLIPHITFSDRFIDPVQGDIDIVVRIGGSDVWPNTLGHRYLGKARNIFCASPSYLRKHGEPLNELDVEHHSCVVYGEGPGTVSPWYFSGMKVGHTERRVMSGRIAIGDGEGEVIAAVAGHGIAQLPTWLVKHELEKGTLVEVLSNLATDGLALNLVWLKSRQSLPKVSVLLEALAAGLTL; this comes from the coding sequence ATGTATTCTTCAGAGCGCTTGAAGGGAATTGATGTGTTTGTCTGCGTTGCAGATATGGGCAGTTTCACAGCTGCCGCTGAACGGATGAACCTGACCAGTTCTGCCGTAAGTAAGGGCATCGCACGGTTAGAGGGCAGACTTCAAACACGCCTGTTTAAAAGAACCACGCGACGTTTGTCGCTAACTGATGCTGGAAGAGAGTTTTATCGCACGTGTACAGGCGTATTGGCTGACCTTGAGGAGGCTGAGTCGACGATTCATTCGGAAAACACAGAACCTCGCGGACGGGTGCGTATCGACCTGCCTGCGTCGTATGGGCGCTTGTATGTACTGCCGGTCATTCTGAAGTGTATAGAAAAGCATCCATTGCTAATACCGCACATTACGTTCTCTGACCGATTCATTGATCCTGTTCAAGGTGATATCGATATTGTTGTGCGAATCGGTGGCTCTGACGTCTGGCCTAATACCTTAGGGCATCGCTATCTGGGCAAGGCTCGAAATATATTTTGCGCCTCCCCCTCGTATCTACGCAAACATGGCGAACCCTTGAATGAACTTGATGTAGAACACCACAGTTGTGTAGTCTATGGTGAAGGTCCAGGCACGGTTAGCCCTTGGTACTTTTCTGGAATGAAGGTCGGCCACACTGAACGCCGCGTAATGTCAGGCAGGATTGCGATAGGTGATGGCGAGGGCGAGGTAATTGCAGCAGTCGCCGGGCATGGGATCGCGCAGTTACCTACCTGGTTGGTCAAACACGAACTTGAAAAAGGCACATTAGTAGAAGTTCTTTCAAACCTGGCAACAGACGGCCTGGCGCTGAATCTGGTCTGGCTCAAAAGCCGCCAATCTCTGCCCAAGGTCAGCGTTTTACTGGAGGCGCTCGCCGCGGGATTGACGCTATGA
- the galE gene encoding UDP-glucose 4-epimerase GalE has translation MKNKTILVTGASGYIGSHTCAELLLSGYSVVGLDNFSNSTYEAIVRVEKIANHSMTFYEADVRNSAALDSMLQAHTIDAAIHFAGLKAVGESVANPLHYFDNNVSGTVTLLRALAKAKVKNFVFSSSATVYGNPRSVPIHESAPLCSTNPYGRSKLIIEQILEDVAASDASWPFGILRYFNPVGAHPSGLIGEDPKGIPNNLMPFIAQVAVGRRQRLAVFGDDYPTPDGTGVRDYIHVVDLALGHVAALKTLFATGKGFTLNLGTGTGYSVLEMVRAFEAASGRAIPYEITPRRPGDIAEYCADPSEAKKLLNWEAQKNLGEMCADHWRWQMLNPKGFGL, from the coding sequence ATGAAAAATAAAACTATTTTAGTAACAGGCGCCTCTGGCTATATTGGCTCACACACGTGCGCCGAATTGCTGCTATCGGGGTACTCTGTAGTCGGGCTCGATAACTTTAGTAACAGCACCTATGAAGCCATAGTACGTGTAGAGAAAATTGCTAATCACAGCATGACCTTTTATGAAGCCGATGTACGTAACTCCGCGGCACTAGACTCGATGTTACAGGCGCACACAATTGACGCGGCGATTCATTTCGCCGGTCTGAAGGCGGTGGGTGAATCAGTTGCAAATCCTTTACATTATTTTGATAACAACGTATCCGGTACCGTTACGTTATTGCGCGCGCTTGCAAAAGCCAAAGTTAAAAATTTCGTTTTTAGTTCGTCGGCGACCGTTTATGGCAACCCCCGGTCCGTTCCAATTCACGAGTCAGCGCCTTTGTGTTCGACCAATCCTTACGGAAGATCCAAGCTTATAATCGAGCAAATATTGGAAGACGTTGCAGCATCGGATGCATCGTGGCCCTTTGGAATTTTGCGATATTTCAATCCCGTCGGAGCTCATCCCAGCGGGTTGATTGGCGAAGATCCGAAAGGTATTCCAAATAACCTGATGCCGTTTATTGCGCAAGTCGCCGTCGGCCGACGCCAGCGACTCGCGGTGTTTGGGGATGACTATCCAACGCCGGACGGTACTGGCGTACGCGACTATATCCACGTGGTCGATCTGGCTCTAGGGCATGTCGCGGCCTTAAAGACGCTATTTGCAACAGGTAAAGGTTTTACCCTGAATCTGGGTACAGGTACGGGATATAGCGTGCTTGAGATGGTCCGTGCGTTTGAAGCCGCTAGTGGTCGCGCAATACCCTATGAGATCACGCCACGGCGCCCCGGAGACATCGCAGAATATTGCGCGGACCCATCGGAAGCGAAAAAATTATTGAATTGGGAGGCCCAAAAAAATTTGGGTGAGATGTGCGCAGACCATTGGCGGTGGCAAATGCTGAATCCTAAAGGATTCGGGCTGTAA
- a CDS encoding acetoacetate--CoA ligase: MDSLDFSTEKCPPDVTPGVPDYLGTQTQSLASQMTEFTHFLEITTGHSFPNYKALHDYSVREYPTFWECFVRWSKGLAWSGSIAPVCLGDDCEHAEFFPHVQLNYADNLLGLSVAGSDTPALTACHWDGRRVHLTRGELRDKVARLAHGLSMLGVQAGDHVVGLLRNDEHAVVAALAVTALGATLSTASTEMGVETILDRFTPLAPRLLFAHVTPRVYDTGTPVADNVSALAAAMPSLQTIVRLDNGALPNTIAQPIYSLEQLCEESDASGCVWRRFPFNQPLFIMFSSGTTGKPKCIVHGAGGSLLEHLKEHRLHSDLRPGDKLFFHTSCAWMMWNWQLSALASGVEIVTFDGPISSADTLWRLVADEHVTVFGTSPAYLKMCQDAGLSPKQQFDLNALRAILSTGSVLFDAQFDWVRDHVKALPLQSISGGTDILGCFVLGNPDLPVVVGMAQCKSLALDVQAWHEGVRCNGVGQLVCTNPFPSRPLGFFGDADGTRFHAAYFADNPGVWTHGDFIAFSEEGAARLHGRSDGLLNVRGVNVGPGEIYRILSDSAFVREAIVVQQQPSVGSASDSERCEARVVLLIVLQPGIVLSSTLAAQLRRNLAHRATPAHVPDRIIAVDALPVTHSGKLSESAVRDAVNGLPVRNAAALKNPECLDAIQNHPALHLGRRPLPPVGESREQLERHLLAQWENILAIAPIGREENFFDLGGHSLLAVRLLAEINRSTGRIIALSTLLNAPTVAGLTAAIDHSEESSSSSTLVQMRSGSGTPLFLAPSVSGSVMECWALIGALQTLRPVYGILAHGLDGEQPLQLRVEDMAASYIEQMRTVQPSGPYALAGYSFGGLIALEIAQQLRRSGEQIEFLCLIDTYVHERWLTWSARLRHLGRTVKRHRRHLRTVPGSQIFPYLMGRVRNRFEIIPHNLDAFTAGLPQALRRVREAMWAAMKAYKTPPYDASIIVYLRAAIRQEEWGDPTMRLRHLGQVGLTIIEVPGNHNDMLSEPNVQEVAAALDRALTDSFCCVHTNKYVFSGSRPVPLQLENPIQPMCETR, encoded by the coding sequence ATGGATAGTTTAGACTTCTCAACCGAAAAATGCCCGCCCGACGTCACTCCGGGCGTACCCGATTATCTTGGCACGCAAACACAAAGCCTTGCGTCGCAGATGACCGAATTTACACACTTTCTTGAAATAACCACCGGCCACTCCTTCCCCAATTACAAAGCGCTACACGATTATTCTGTCCGCGAGTATCCAACCTTCTGGGAATGCTTCGTGCGATGGTCGAAGGGGCTGGCTTGGTCTGGCAGTATCGCGCCGGTATGCTTGGGCGACGATTGCGAGCATGCCGAATTCTTTCCACACGTCCAGCTCAACTATGCAGACAACCTGCTCGGCCTGTCTGTGGCGGGAAGCGATACACCCGCGTTGACGGCATGTCATTGGGATGGTCGGCGAGTACATCTGACCCGTGGTGAACTACGCGATAAGGTGGCGCGTCTCGCGCATGGTTTGTCGATGTTAGGCGTTCAGGCAGGGGACCATGTGGTCGGCTTGCTGCGCAACGATGAACATGCTGTCGTGGCCGCCCTCGCGGTTACCGCGCTCGGCGCGACGCTGTCAACGGCATCAACAGAGATGGGCGTCGAGACGATCCTCGATCGTTTCACGCCACTGGCACCGCGGCTACTATTCGCCCATGTCACACCGAGAGTTTACGACACCGGGACGCCGGTGGCTGATAATGTCTCTGCCCTGGCTGCTGCGATGCCGTCCTTGCAGACCATCGTCCGACTTGATAATGGCGCTCTGCCGAACACAATTGCCCAACCGATCTATTCGCTGGAGCAATTGTGCGAAGAAAGTGATGCGAGCGGTTGCGTGTGGCGGCGCTTTCCATTCAACCAGCCGCTTTTCATCATGTTCTCATCGGGCACCACTGGCAAGCCGAAGTGCATCGTGCATGGTGCCGGGGGCAGCTTACTCGAACACCTCAAGGAGCATCGATTACATAGCGACTTGCGGCCAGGTGACAAGTTGTTCTTCCACACTAGTTGTGCGTGGATGATGTGGAATTGGCAGTTATCCGCATTAGCGTCAGGGGTTGAGATCGTTACCTTTGACGGACCGATCTCGTCCGCCGATACCTTATGGCGGCTGGTCGCAGATGAGCACGTTACCGTATTTGGGACAAGTCCCGCTTATCTGAAGATGTGCCAGGATGCCGGCCTTTCACCGAAACAGCAATTTGATCTCAATGCGTTGCGCGCGATACTATCCACCGGGTCGGTATTGTTTGATGCGCAGTTCGACTGGGTACGCGATCACGTCAAGGCGCTCCCACTGCAGTCTATTTCAGGGGGCACTGACATCCTCGGCTGCTTTGTGCTGGGAAATCCCGATCTACCGGTGGTTGTCGGTATGGCCCAATGCAAGAGTCTTGCGCTTGATGTGCAGGCCTGGCATGAGGGGGTACGCTGCAATGGTGTAGGTCAATTAGTCTGCACCAACCCTTTCCCTTCCCGTCCGCTTGGTTTTTTTGGCGACGCCGACGGCACTCGCTTCCACGCAGCCTATTTCGCAGACAACCCTGGGGTCTGGACTCACGGGGACTTTATCGCATTTTCTGAGGAAGGTGCTGCCCGACTGCACGGTCGTTCTGACGGCCTGTTGAATGTGCGCGGCGTGAATGTGGGGCCGGGGGAAATCTACCGCATATTGAGTGATAGTGCTTTCGTCCGCGAGGCGATCGTAGTCCAGCAGCAGCCATCGGTAGGATCGGCCAGCGACTCGGAAAGGTGTGAAGCGCGCGTCGTACTGCTGATAGTCTTGCAGCCTGGGATTGTGCTGAGCTCTACCCTGGCTGCTCAGTTGCGTCGCAATCTCGCACATCGTGCCACACCAGCGCACGTTCCAGACCGGATCATCGCGGTAGATGCATTGCCGGTTACACACAGCGGCAAACTGTCTGAATCAGCGGTACGCGACGCCGTCAACGGGTTGCCCGTCAGGAACGCAGCTGCATTAAAAAATCCCGAGTGTCTTGATGCGATCCAAAACCATCCGGCCCTGCATTTGGGGCGGAGACCGTTGCCGCCGGTAGGCGAGTCCCGCGAACAGCTTGAACGGCATTTGCTGGCGCAATGGGAAAATATCCTGGCAATCGCGCCGATAGGTCGTGAAGAAAATTTCTTCGATCTGGGCGGCCATTCGTTACTGGCGGTAAGATTACTTGCGGAAATAAATCGATCTACCGGACGCATCATTGCGCTCTCGACGTTGCTCAACGCACCCACCGTCGCGGGCCTGACTGCGGCAATCGACCATAGTGAGGAATCGTCTTCATCGTCGACCCTCGTCCAAATGCGTTCTGGCAGTGGCACCCCCTTATTCCTTGCACCGAGCGTGAGCGGTTCGGTAATGGAATGCTGGGCACTGATTGGGGCGCTGCAAACTCTACGGCCGGTGTATGGGATTCTGGCGCACGGTCTTGACGGCGAACAGCCACTACAGCTGCGCGTGGAAGATATGGCAGCTAGCTACATCGAACAGATGCGCACCGTTCAACCGAGTGGACCGTATGCACTGGCCGGCTACTCGTTCGGCGGTCTGATCGCCTTAGAGATTGCCCAACAGCTACGCCGCTCCGGCGAGCAGATTGAATTTCTCTGCCTGATCGATACTTATGTGCATGAACGATGGCTGACATGGAGCGCGCGCCTGCGACACCTTGGTCGTACTGTGAAACGCCACCGGCGACACCTTCGTACGGTGCCTGGCTCGCAAATTTTTCCTTATTTGATGGGTCGGGTGAGGAACCGCTTCGAGATCATCCCGCACAACTTAGATGCTTTTACCGCGGGGTTACCTCAAGCGCTACGACGCGTGCGCGAGGCAATGTGGGCGGCCATGAAGGCCTACAAGACGCCTCCTTATGATGCAAGCATTATCGTCTACCTGCGCGCAGCAATACGCCAGGAAGAATGGGGCGATCCCACTATGCGGTTGCGCCACCTGGGACAGGTCGGCCTAACGATTATAGAAGTACCGGGCAATCATAATGACATGCTCAGCGAGCCGAACGTTCAAGAAGTTGCTGCAGCATTGGATCGAGCACTGACGGACAGTTTTTGTTGTGTTCACACGAATAAGTATGTTTTCAGCGGGTCCCGCCCCGTCCCTCTCCAATTGGAAAACCCTATTCAGCCAATGTGTGAAACGCGGTGA